The Triticum aestivum cultivar Chinese Spring chromosome 7B, IWGSC CS RefSeq v2.1, whole genome shotgun sequence genome window below encodes:
- the LOC123162019 gene encoding GATA transcription factor 20, whose translation MAPSFWGPEFPPQPAAVFDDLAPVEAEEEEEDAYEDEMEEEEEDEHGSDGEVVPMDTEDSGEELVYSGCGCNMLTLSFPGAVHIFMSASPDKVSQVEAALSLQGRLDPADSTTAPPTSRNTLTMTFRGEECNFDSVTPDEVQDVLLSLAGRELMVPRIELIMGFPNWSYEFDSVSPDKLQAVLSLLGGMKLTVYTAVPCALHDQLTEPLMCWIDVLHPALPDKVEALLSLLQGNELNPGIGGGASPSIPYRLFLQSINNVW comes from the exons ATGGCACCGTCGTTCTGGGGCCCCGAGTTCCCCCCGCAGCCGGCGgcggtgttcgacgacctcgcacccgtggaggcggaggaggaggaggaggacgcgtaCGAGGacgagatggaggaggaggaggaggatgagcacgGCAGCGACGGGGAGGTCGTCCCGATGGACACCGAGGACTCGGGCGAGGAGCTCGTCTACTCCGGCTGCGGCTGCAACATGCTCACCCTGTCCTTCCCGGGCGCTGTGCACATCTTCATGTCTGCCTCCCCTGACAAGGTGTCGCAGGTGGAAGCTGCACTTTCGCTGCAGGGGCGATTGGATCCGGCGGACTCTACGACTGCACCGCCCACCTCGCGCAACACGCTCACCATGACCTTCCGGGGCGAGGAGTGCAATTTCGACTCTGTAACCCCTGATGAG GTGCAAGATGTGCTTTTGTCGCTCGCGGGAAGGGAGCTGATGGTCCCTAGGATTGAGCTCATAATGGGGTTCCCGAACTGGAGCTACGAATTCGACTCTGTATCCCCTGATAAG TTGCAAGCTGTACTTTCGCTGCTGGGGGGAATGAAGCTGACGGTCTATACGGCTGTGCCATGTGCCTTGCACGACCAGCTCACTGAACCCTTGATGTGTTGGATCGACGTGTTGCACCCTGCACTCCCTGATAAG GTGGAAGCTTTACTTTCGCTGCTCCAGGGAAACGAGCTCAACCCAGGCATTGGTGGTGGAGCATCACCATCAATTCCATACAGACTATTTTTACAGTCCATAAACAATGTTTGGTAA